From one Bacillus sp. FJAT-42376 genomic stretch:
- a CDS encoding FAD-dependent oxidoreductase translates to MMDLHNGTLFWPTTLNHKKRKREQERTPHYDVLIVGGGMSGALTAYTLSQEGLKIAVLDKREMAAGSSSANTGLLQFSNDIMLHELMDQIGEEKAVQFYKLCQTAVDQLEQVAKTLPQDADLFRRKSICYASTKDDVPKLEKEYEVLKRHGFPVDYWTEEEVAQHMPFKKHAALITYGDAEVNPYRFIHGILAYLEEQNVHLFEHTEAKEIEEHPDHLTLNTSKGAFSASHIIFATGYDSPPIDEKIGADINRSYAIATEPIEDLSSWEDRAMIWETKRPYLYLRTTDDNRIIAGGLDEDKPEAPQSEEWIENRANRLLHELRKLFPELPLKIAYSWGASFGESLDNLPFIGKHPHNNRQYYLLGYGGNGTVYSMLGSHILKDLILNKPNPDAELVKLDR, encoded by the coding sequence ATGATGGACTTGCATAATGGTACACTTTTCTGGCCAACAACCCTTAATCATAAAAAAAGAAAACGTGAACAGGAAAGGACTCCGCACTATGATGTTCTAATTGTAGGAGGAGGGATGTCAGGCGCATTAACCGCTTATACCCTTTCACAGGAAGGGCTGAAAATCGCTGTCCTGGATAAACGGGAGATGGCAGCAGGAAGTTCGTCAGCCAATACCGGCCTGCTCCAATTTTCGAATGACATTATGCTTCATGAACTGATGGACCAAATTGGGGAAGAAAAGGCCGTTCAGTTTTATAAGCTTTGTCAGACTGCAGTGGATCAGCTTGAGCAAGTTGCGAAAACACTTCCGCAGGATGCGGATTTATTCCGCAGAAAGAGCATTTGTTATGCGAGTACAAAGGATGATGTGCCGAAGCTAGAGAAAGAATATGAAGTGTTAAAAAGACACGGGTTTCCGGTAGATTACTGGACAGAGGAAGAAGTGGCGCAGCATATGCCATTTAAAAAACACGCAGCTTTAATTACATATGGAGATGCAGAGGTCAATCCGTACCGGTTTATCCATGGCATTTTAGCCTATCTTGAAGAGCAAAATGTTCATTTGTTTGAACATACTGAAGCTAAGGAAATTGAGGAGCATCCGGATCACCTGACCCTGAATACCTCAAAAGGGGCTTTTTCCGCTTCTCATATTATTTTTGCTACAGGATATGATTCTCCTCCGATTGATGAAAAAATCGGGGCCGATATTAATCGCTCCTACGCCATTGCAACCGAGCCGATTGAAGATTTATCTTCGTGGGAGGACCGGGCAATGATTTGGGAAACGAAACGGCCGTATCTTTATCTCCGCACAACCGACGATAACCGGATTATTGCAGGAGGATTAGATGAAGACAAACCGGAAGCACCCCAAAGTGAAGAATGGATTGAAAACCGGGCTAATCGCCTTCTTCATGAACTTCGAAAGCTTTTTCCTGAGCTCCCGCTGAAGATTGCCTATTCCTGGGGGGCAAGTTTTGGAGAGTCGCTTGATAACCTTCCATTTATCGGGAAGCATCCCCATAACAACCGCCAGTATTATTTATTGGGATACGGCGGAAATGGAACGGTCTACAGTATGCTTGGCTCCCATATTTTAAAGGATCTGATTTTGAATAAACCAAATCCAGATGCTGAATTGGTAAAATTGGACCGCTAA
- a CDS encoding aminoglycoside 6-adenylyltransferase, which translates to MRSEIEMLNLIRKTAEDDPRVRAVAMNGSRTNRNVRKDPFMDFDAVYLVEEMDSFLADADWIDVFGERIMMQTPEDTALFQSENNGRFTYLMLFEDGNRIDLKLIPIEQADAYSQEDSLTMILLDKDGCLPELSPPSDRKYWVQKPSAAFYADCCNEFWWVSAYVAKGLWRREILYALDHLAVIRSMLIKMMEWKAAAPFDFSVSTGKSSKYLERYICKDQWRKLMLSFPEADYERVWDALFVMIELFEEAARETAEELCFSYPAEEAGRMKKYLGQVKLLPENATEIG; encoded by the coding sequence ATGCGCTCCGAAATAGAAATGCTGAATCTAATCCGGAAGACGGCTGAAGACGATCCAAGAGTAAGAGCAGTGGCAATGAACGGATCCCGAACGAACAGGAATGTCCGGAAAGATCCCTTTATGGACTTTGATGCTGTATACCTTGTAGAGGAGATGGATTCATTTTTAGCCGATGCGGACTGGATTGATGTCTTTGGGGAGAGAATTATGATGCAGACGCCGGAAGACACGGCCTTGTTTCAGTCTGAAAATAACGGAAGGTTTACTTATTTAATGCTGTTTGAGGATGGGAACAGAATCGATTTAAAGCTTATTCCGATCGAACAGGCAGATGCGTACTCCCAGGAAGACAGCCTTACCATGATTCTCTTAGACAAGGACGGATGCCTTCCCGAGCTGTCTCCGCCTTCAGACCGGAAATATTGGGTGCAAAAACCGTCAGCAGCCTTTTATGCGGACTGCTGCAATGAATTTTGGTGGGTATCCGCTTATGTAGCGAAGGGATTGTGGAGAAGGGAAATTCTTTATGCGCTGGATCATTTAGCGGTCATCAGATCGATGCTGATTAAAATGATGGAATGGAAAGCGGCAGCACCATTCGATTTTTCAGTCAGTACCGGGAAGAGCAGTAAATATTTAGAACGGTATATTTGTAAAGATCAATGGAGAAAACTAATGCTTTCTTTTCCTGAAGCGGACTATGAGCGGGTATGGGACGCCTTGTTCGTTATGATTGAATTATTTGAGGAAGCGGCACGGGAAACGGCAGAGGAGCTTTGTTTTTCTTATCCAGCCGAAGAGGCAGGAAGAATGAAGAAGTATCTCGGGCAAGTCAAGCTTCTTCCTGAGAATGCAACGGAAATCGGGTAG
- a CDS encoding Mrp/NBP35 family ATP-binding protein, translated as MLQEETLRKIAEEIQEPFLHIPLKDVNGIKEVKVKPEKNHVSLKVAIAKLNTPEQMKLQQELVAKLKEAGAETVGLRFEELPSDVVASLQPKQESSSGLMSGGTEPTYIAIASGKGGVGKSTVSVNLAVALARMGKKVGLIDADIYGFSVPDMMGITNRPVLQGDAIIPVERFGVKVISMGFFVEDNAPVIWRGPMLGKMLNNFFQEVEWGDLDYLLLDLPPGTGDVALDVHSMLPACKEIIVSTPHPTAAFVAARAGAMALRTDHEVIGVVENMAYFESQATGEKEYVFGKGGGDKLAEELNVPILGRIPLRQPDWNEQEFAPSVYAEDHPTGKIYGEMAAKVASLVPSSIS; from the coding sequence ATGCTGCAGGAAGAAACGTTAAGAAAGATTGCTGAAGAAATCCAAGAACCTTTTTTACATATACCATTGAAAGATGTAAATGGGATTAAGGAAGTAAAAGTAAAGCCTGAAAAAAATCATGTAAGTCTGAAAGTGGCGATTGCAAAATTGAATACCCCTGAACAAATGAAGCTTCAGCAGGAGCTTGTCGCGAAGCTGAAAGAAGCTGGAGCTGAAACGGTGGGACTGCGGTTTGAAGAGCTGCCGTCAGATGTGGTCGCCTCTCTTCAGCCTAAGCAGGAATCGTCTTCCGGACTTATGTCAGGCGGAACGGAACCGACTTATATCGCGATCGCGAGCGGCAAAGGGGGAGTCGGTAAATCGACTGTTTCGGTTAACCTGGCTGTAGCGCTTGCCCGTATGGGGAAAAAAGTGGGACTCATTGACGCTGACATTTATGGCTTCAGCGTACCGGACATGATGGGGATCACGAATCGCCCCGTTCTTCAGGGGGATGCGATTATTCCGGTAGAACGATTTGGAGTCAAGGTCATTTCCATGGGCTTTTTTGTCGAAGACAACGCCCCTGTGATATGGAGAGGGCCGATGCTTGGAAAAATGCTGAACAACTTCTTCCAGGAAGTTGAATGGGGAGATCTCGATTACCTGCTCCTTGATCTGCCTCCGGGTACGGGGGACGTGGCGCTCGATGTGCACTCCATGCTTCCTGCGTGCAAAGAAATTATTGTGTCCACTCCGCATCCAACCGCTGCTTTTGTGGCAGCGAGAGCGGGAGCAATGGCCCTTCGGACAGACCACGAAGTAATAGGTGTGGTTGAAAATATGGCTTACTTCGAAAGTCAGGCAACAGGAGAAAAAGAATATGTATTCGGTAAAGGCGGAGGAGACAAGCTTGCAGAGGAATTGAACGTACCGATCCTTGGCCGGATTCCGCTCCGTCAGCCAGATTGGAATGAACAGGAGTTTGCTCCTTCCGTATACGCTGAAGATCATCCGACAGGCAAAATTTACGGAGAAATGGCAGCGAAGGTTGCAAGTCTTGTTCCATCCAGCATTAGCTAA
- a CDS encoding histidine phosphatase family protein: MKKKIYLIRHCKANGQEAEATLTAEGEVQAVSLSAFLTDKNIKVIYSSPYKRAVDSISPFAGQNRLNITIDRRLEERILSKENLHDWMDKLSQTFVDKTLCFGGGESSHYAASRGLAVIRDFLDGPFQTAAIVSHGNLISLILNHFDETFGFEQWKTLSNPDVYLLEFEGSTPAIRRVWDGL; this comes from the coding sequence ATGAAAAAGAAAATCTATTTGATTCGTCATTGTAAAGCGAATGGACAGGAAGCCGAAGCTACATTAACAGCGGAAGGAGAAGTCCAGGCAGTTTCCTTATCTGCATTTTTAACAGACAAAAACATTAAGGTGATCTATTCAAGCCCCTATAAGCGGGCGGTTGATTCAATATCCCCGTTTGCCGGACAAAACAGGCTGAACATTACGATCGATCGAAGACTGGAGGAAAGAATTCTCAGCAAGGAAAACCTTCATGATTGGATGGATAAACTCTCTCAGACGTTTGTGGACAAAACCCTTTGTTTTGGAGGCGGAGAATCCAGTCATTATGCCGCTTCGAGAGGACTCGCAGTTATCCGCGATTTTCTTGACGGGCCTTTTCAAACCGCTGCAATCGTTTCGCATGGCAATCTGATTTCATTGATTCTGAACCATTTTGATGAAACGTTCGGGTTTGAGCAGTGGAAAACCCTCTCCAATCCGGATGTGTACCTACTGGAGTTCGAAGGCTCTACTCCGGCTATTAGAAGAGTCTGGGATGGGCTATAG
- the sigW gene encoding RNA polymerase sigma factor SigW: METLVKNRIKEVIKGDQNAFAEIVDLYKDKIFQLCYRMLGNAHEAEDIAQEAFIRAYVNIHRYDLDKKFSTWLYRIATNLSIDRIRKKKPDYYLDAEIAGTEGLTMYSQVAADIALPEDEVETMELQEMIQREILKLPDKYRSVIVLKYIDELSIIEISEILEIPIGTVKTRIHRGREALRKQLRHL; this comes from the coding sequence ATGGAGACATTGGTAAAGAACAGGATAAAAGAGGTTATTAAAGGGGATCAAAACGCTTTTGCAGAAATCGTTGATTTATATAAAGACAAGATTTTTCAGCTCTGCTACAGGATGCTTGGAAATGCCCATGAGGCAGAAGATATTGCCCAGGAAGCGTTTATAAGGGCGTATGTGAATATCCACCGGTATGATTTGGATAAAAAGTTCTCTACATGGCTTTATCGGATTGCCACCAACCTGTCGATTGACCGAATACGGAAAAAGAAACCGGATTATTATTTGGATGCTGAAATTGCAGGGACAGAAGGCCTGACGATGTATTCACAGGTTGCTGCCGATATCGCTCTACCGGAAGACGAAGTCGAGACAATGGAACTGCAGGAAATGATCCAAAGGGAGATATTAAAACTGCCGGACAAGTACCGGAGCGTAATCGTCTTAAAATATATAGACGAATTGTCCATAATTGAAATCAGTGAGATATTGGAGATTCCAATCGGGACAGTGAAGACGAGGATCCACCGGGGAAGAGAAGCATTAAGAAAACAATTGAGGCATTTATAA
- a CDS encoding DUF2521 family protein, which yields MGTMVFLKDLRREKQMKYERSMLREVSIKEIKKGIHLHFASFFHYGLLSKWSIEEGCADFAIEAFLLGAKYSKFGYKGESMVNVQNRSGKEEKRLTADFYDYLISWGCPSESSVCHESLFMASECFMQHWWKEGFLRGQKRYKLRLN from the coding sequence ATGGGCACAATGGTTTTTCTTAAGGATTTGCGAAGAGAAAAGCAGATGAAATATGAACGAAGCATGCTGAGAGAAGTGTCGATCAAGGAAATTAAAAAAGGAATTCATCTTCACTTTGCCTCATTTTTTCATTACGGACTTTTATCGAAATGGAGCATAGAAGAAGGCTGTGCGGATTTTGCCATTGAAGCGTTCCTCTTGGGTGCGAAGTACAGCAAGTTCGGTTACAAGGGAGAATCGATGGTAAATGTCCAAAACCGGTCGGGTAAAGAGGAAAAGCGGCTCACTGCCGATTTTTACGATTACTTGATCAGCTGGGGATGTCCGAGTGAGAGCTCGGTTTGCCATGAATCTCTGTTCATGGCTTCGGAATGCTTTATGCAGCACTGGTGGAAGGAAGGATTCCTGAGAGGGCAGAAGCGCTATAAATTACGCCTGAATTAA
- the cwlD gene encoding N-acetylmuramoyl-L-alanine amidase CwlD codes for MKKFKWIAFAAGFILLLLLFKFQFSNNDSWESWNLPLAGKVIYLDPGHGGPDGGAVGTKLLEKDVTLEITKRVRDYLQEQGALVLLTREKDIDLSSMGTKGYSRKKAEDLRNRVEMINSSSADMYLSLHLNALPQRQWRGAQTFYDGKFEENAKMAKFIQDELRKNLENTDRKAKPIHGIYLVKYTNKPGALVEVGFLSNGEEEKLFTDPTYLDKVAGSVYKGILRYYTDKSKPPE; via the coding sequence GTGAAGAAGTTTAAATGGATCGCTTTCGCAGCAGGCTTTATTCTTTTATTGCTGCTGTTTAAATTTCAGTTTTCAAATAACGATTCCTGGGAATCATGGAATTTGCCCCTGGCAGGGAAGGTTATTTATCTCGATCCCGGACATGGCGGTCCCGATGGCGGAGCAGTGGGAACGAAGCTGCTTGAGAAGGATGTGACTCTTGAAATCACAAAAAGAGTCAGAGATTATTTGCAGGAGCAGGGAGCGCTTGTGCTTCTGACAAGGGAAAAGGATATTGATCTCTCCTCCATGGGAACGAAAGGATACAGCCGGAAAAAAGCAGAAGACTTGCGCAACCGGGTGGAAATGATTAACTCCTCATCTGCAGATATGTACTTGAGCCTGCATTTGAATGCTCTGCCGCAGCGGCAGTGGAGAGGGGCCCAGACTTTTTATGACGGGAAATTCGAAGAAAATGCGAAAATGGCCAAATTCATTCAGGATGAGCTTAGGAAAAATCTTGAGAATACCGACCGGAAAGCGAAGCCGATCCATGGAATTTATTTAGTCAAATATACAAATAAGCCCGGTGCCTTAGTTGAGGTAGGGTTCTTATCAAATGGCGAAGAAGAGAAACTTTTCACCGATCCAACCTATTTAGATAAAGTTGCGGGTTCTGTATATAAAGGAATTCTGCGATACTATACCGATAAGAGCAAGCCTCCTGAATGA
- the pdaB gene encoding polysaccharide deacetylase family sporulation protein PdaB, with the protein MNRIYVIHAKKIKQTLIVAIAALFTAGILYVENVVQYPVFSAISGPKAIYKGESKGNKVSLTFDISWGDEKALPILDTLKRNQISNATFFISASWAERHPAIVKRIVQDGHQIGSMGYAYKNYTTMKPEEIKRDLMLAQKTFDEMKLKKIQYLRTPTGQFNKQVLDIASMYGLSLVHYSVNTNDWTNPGVEKIVKNATRQTGGGDIILLHASDSAKQTKDALPKIIKEINKKGLRNVTVKELVANTDARSKEVK; encoded by the coding sequence TTGAACCGTATCTATGTTATTCATGCAAAAAAAATCAAACAGACACTTATTGTAGCTATTGCCGCTCTATTCACAGCCGGCATTCTATATGTAGAGAATGTGGTTCAATACCCCGTCTTCTCCGCTATCTCCGGACCTAAAGCAATCTATAAAGGCGAATCAAAGGGGAACAAAGTCTCTCTAACGTTTGACATAAGCTGGGGAGATGAAAAGGCTTTGCCGATTCTCGACACGCTGAAAAGGAACCAAATTTCCAACGCTACCTTTTTTATATCTGCCTCTTGGGCTGAACGGCACCCTGCGATCGTGAAAAGAATCGTTCAGGACGGACATCAGATCGGCAGCATGGGATACGCCTATAAAAACTATACCACCATGAAGCCCGAAGAAATCAAACGGGATTTAATGCTCGCCCAAAAAACGTTTGATGAGATGAAGCTAAAAAAGATCCAATACCTCCGGACCCCAACCGGGCAATTCAATAAGCAAGTGCTGGATATCGCTTCCATGTATGGACTCTCTTTAGTTCATTACAGCGTGAATACGAATGACTGGACGAATCCGGGTGTAGAAAAAATAGTCAAAAACGCGACCAGGCAGACAGGAGGGGGAGATATAATTCTCCTTCATGCTTCAGACTCAGCCAAACAAACGAAAGATGCCCTTCCTAAAATCATCAAAGAGATCAACAAAAAAGGGCTCCGGAATGTAACCGTTAAGGAACTCGTTGCCAATACAGATGCCCGCTCAAAGGAAGTAAAATAG
- a CDS encoding anti-sigma factor, which yields MACSEETLSLMHRYLDHETDQQEEKELKQHLKECKDCLAHFQELKKAIALVQSTSHIETPNDFTARVMASLPKEKRRIGAGRWLKAHPLLIAASLFIILMASSLVSAWSGDHQFSVTKNSKLIVQNSTVTVPKGETIEGDITVRNGTLKVDGKVDGNVTVINGEEYTAAAGEVTGDIKEINELFDWLWYKMKSFGNEVVGVFQ from the coding sequence ATGGCATGTTCTGAGGAAACTTTGTCATTGATGCATAGATATCTTGATCACGAGACGGATCAGCAGGAGGAAAAAGAATTAAAGCAGCATTTGAAAGAATGCAAAGATTGCCTGGCCCATTTTCAGGAGTTAAAAAAAGCAATCGCGCTTGTCCAGAGCACTTCGCATATTGAAACTCCAAATGATTTTACCGCACGGGTAATGGCCAGTCTGCCAAAGGAAAAAAGACGGATTGGAGCAGGCAGATGGCTTAAAGCCCATCCATTACTTATCGCCGCGTCCCTTTTTATCATCCTAATGGCCAGCAGTCTTGTTTCTGCCTGGTCCGGCGACCATCAATTCAGTGTAACCAAGAATTCAAAACTTATTGTGCAAAACAGTACCGTAACCGTTCCAAAGGGTGAGACCATTGAAGGGGACATTACGGTAAGGAACGGTACGCTTAAAGTAGACGGGAAGGTTGACGGCAATGTAACGGTCATTAACGGAGAAGAATATACCGCTGCTGCCGGTGAAGTAACAGGGGATATTAAAGAGATCAACGAGCTGTTTGATTGGCTTTGGTATAAAATGAAATCATTCGGTAATGAAGTAGTGGGTGTCTTTCAGTAA
- a CDS encoding MBL fold metallo-hydrolase: MSNVHILNISLESSGEARTIYPVLLHDQENTVLVDCGYPGCSFYLKEAARKTGVPLDSITKIIITHHDVDHMGSLAALKREYPEMKIASLEEEAPYISGTKKSLRLEQAETTYADLPEEEKAGADQFISLLKSIEPAPVDILFSAGEVLPWCGEIEVIHTPGHLPGHISLYLRREKTLIAGDALVAEGNRLEIANPQFTLDMEEALRSVERLMDYEIEKVICYHGGLYTGDVKEALRQLLELYK; the protein is encoded by the coding sequence ATGTCTAATGTCCACATCCTGAATATTTCATTAGAGAGCAGCGGAGAAGCGAGAACCATATACCCTGTGCTGCTCCATGATCAAGAAAATACGGTTCTGGTGGATTGCGGATATCCGGGCTGTTCATTTTATTTGAAAGAGGCGGCAAGAAAAACCGGCGTTCCCCTGGACTCCATTACAAAAATAATCATCACTCATCATGATGTCGATCATATGGGTTCTTTAGCAGCATTGAAAAGGGAGTATCCCGAAATGAAAATTGCATCTCTGGAAGAGGAAGCACCCTATATCAGCGGGACAAAAAAATCGCTGCGGCTTGAACAGGCAGAGACCACTTATGCAGACTTGCCTGAAGAAGAGAAGGCAGGCGCTGACCAATTCATCTCACTGCTGAAATCCATCGAGCCGGCTCCAGTGGATATCTTATTTTCAGCCGGCGAAGTCCTGCCATGGTGCGGCGAGATTGAAGTGATTCATACTCCGGGCCATTTGCCTGGACATATTTCTTTGTATCTCCGGCGCGAAAAAACGCTGATTGCGGGTGATGCTCTTGTGGCAGAGGGAAACAGGCTTGAGATTGCGAACCCACAATTCACATTGGATATGGAGGAAGCGCTGCGGTCCGTTGAGCGCCTGATGGACTATGAGATTGAAAAGGTTATCTGCTACCATGGCGGATTATATACCGGGGATGTGAAAGAAGCGCTCCGTCAGCTTCTTGAATTATATAAATAA
- the rocF gene encoding arginase — MALEKINIIGVPMDLGQTRRGVDMGPSAIRYAGVAERLENLRYTIEDSGDIKIGKREKELEEPLYNLKNLKAVTEASELLASKVDEVVKSGAFPLVLGGDHSIAIGTLAGLAKNYQNLGVIWYDAHGDLNTADTSPSGNIHGMPLAASLGIGDEGLTGIAGFSPKIKPEHVVIIGARSLDEGERKLIKEKGIRVYTMHEVDRLGMTRVMEETIDYLKERTDGVHLSLDLDGLDPHDAPGVGTPVIGGISYRESHLAMEMLAESELITSAEFVEVNPILDERNKTASVAVALMGSLFGEKLL, encoded by the coding sequence ATGGCGCTTGAGAAAATCAACATAATTGGGGTCCCTATGGACTTGGGTCAAACAAGACGGGGCGTAGACATGGGGCCAAGTGCAATCCGCTATGCAGGTGTTGCTGAACGGCTGGAGAATCTTCGCTATACCATTGAGGACAGCGGAGATATTAAAATCGGCAAGCGGGAGAAAGAATTAGAAGAGCCTCTTTATAATTTAAAAAATTTGAAAGCGGTAACAGAAGCGAGCGAACTTCTTGCTTCAAAAGTAGATGAAGTTGTGAAGTCCGGAGCTTTTCCTTTAGTGCTGGGCGGGGATCACAGCATCGCCATAGGAACACTGGCGGGATTAGCCAAAAATTATCAAAACCTCGGTGTAATCTGGTATGATGCACACGGAGATTTAAATACAGCAGACACGTCTCCTTCAGGAAACATTCACGGCATGCCGCTTGCAGCGAGCCTTGGAATCGGCGATGAAGGATTAACGGGCATAGCCGGTTTTTCTCCTAAGATTAAGCCTGAACATGTGGTGATTATCGGAGCACGATCTCTGGATGAAGGGGAAAGAAAACTCATAAAAGAAAAAGGAATCCGGGTTTACACGATGCATGAAGTAGATCGTCTCGGGATGACCCGTGTGATGGAAGAAACGATTGACTATTTAAAAGAACGCACAGATGGAGTTCACTTGTCTCTGGACCTTGATGGTCTAGATCCGCATGATGCGCCGGGTGTCGGGACGCCGGTTATTGGAGGGATTAGCTACCGCGAAAGTCATTTGGCGATGGAAATGCTTGCTGAATCTGAATTGATCACATCGGCGGAATTTGTAGAGGTCAATCCGATTTTAGATGAAAGAAACAAGACAGCATCGGTTGCAGTAGCATTAATGGGTTCCCTGTTTGGAGAAAAGCTTTTATAA
- the gerD gene encoding spore germination lipoprotein GerD produces the protein MKQLIPLLIISALAIGMNGCAPKAEGASEMDYEKTKKMVVDILKTDEGKTALQEVLKEDQMKQNLVMDQKMVSETITKTLTSKQGIQFWTKIFEDPKFSEAFAQSLQKEHEKVIKQLMADPDYQKMMIEILQNPEMEKEIGTVIKSQESRKYIQEVITETLTSPLYKMKMQEALLKAAQQMGQQSEGGGQQQGGAGGSESGGSSESGGGSGGQ, from the coding sequence ATGAAACAACTTATACCGCTCCTCATAATTAGTGCGCTTGCTATCGGAATGAATGGCTGTGCTCCTAAAGCCGAGGGCGCAAGTGAAATGGACTACGAAAAGACCAAAAAAATGGTTGTGGATATATTAAAAACCGACGAAGGCAAAACGGCTTTGCAGGAAGTATTGAAGGAAGATCAAATGAAACAGAATCTTGTCATGGATCAAAAGATGGTATCCGAAACCATTACAAAAACGCTCACATCCAAACAGGGGATTCAATTTTGGACAAAAATTTTTGAGGATCCTAAATTTTCCGAAGCCTTTGCACAGAGTCTTCAAAAGGAACATGAAAAGGTTATTAAACAGCTCATGGCAGATCCCGATTACCAAAAAATGATGATTGAAATCCTTCAGAATCCTGAAATGGAGAAAGAGATCGGTACGGTCATTAAAAGCCAGGAATCCCGCAAATATATACAGGAAGTGATTACCGAAACCTTGACAAGTCCTTTATACAAAATGAAAATGCAAGAAGCCTTGCTGAAAGCAGCCCAGCAAATGGGGCAGCAGTCAGAAGGCGGAGGACAGCAGCAAGGCGGTGCCGGAGGCTCAGAAAGCGGCGGAAGCTCCGAAAGCGGCGGCGGTTCAGGAGGACAATAA
- a CDS encoding KinB-signaling pathway activation protein has product MKSRDWVKFFFSSLLVGAAAAIASGFILNWDQQAGAFAEFQVDEIFASLIWFIGVGLMFSVISQMGFFAYLTLHRFGMGIFGSVWNAVQLLLIAFVLFDLVYFRYQIFGDSGSVLPYIWPAAGFFAASLITAYLKQRDTNKGAFIPALFFMFVGTAIEWFPALRENDPNWLYFMLISLLCCNAYQLIMLPRFSRSSRRKIGQQKTAQG; this is encoded by the coding sequence ATGAAAAGCAGGGATTGGGTAAAGTTTTTCTTTTCCAGCTTGCTCGTCGGTGCCGCTGCTGCCATCGCGTCGGGCTTTATTTTAAACTGGGATCAGCAGGCAGGGGCGTTTGCAGAATTTCAAGTCGATGAAATTTTTGCATCGTTGATTTGGTTTATAGGGGTAGGCCTGATGTTCAGTGTGATCAGTCAAATGGGTTTTTTTGCATATCTGACCCTTCACAGGTTCGGCATGGGGATTTTTGGTTCCGTATGGAATGCTGTTCAGCTCCTGTTAATTGCATTTGTTCTTTTTGATCTTGTGTATTTCCGCTATCAAATTTTTGGAGATTCCGGTTCCGTCCTTCCCTACATATGGCCAGCTGCCGGTTTTTTTGCTGCCAGCCTCATCACGGCCTATTTGAAGCAAAGGGATACAAATAAAGGGGCTTTTATTCCCGCTTTATTCTTTATGTTTGTCGGCACAGCAATTGAATGGTTTCCGGCGCTGAGAGAAAATGATCCAAACTGGCTTTATTTCATGCTGATTTCTTTATTATGCTGCAATGCGTATCAGCTTATTATGCTTCCGAGGTTCAGCAGGTCCTCCCGCAGAAAAATCGGGCAGCAGAAAACCGCACAGGGATAG